One region of Dokdonia sp. 4H-3-7-5 genomic DNA includes:
- the carB gene encoding carbamoyl-phosphate synthase large subunit, whose amino-acid sequence MPKNQNLKSILLIGSGPIVIGQACEFDYAGSQSLRSLREDGIETILINSNPATIMTDPTMADHVYLLPLNTKSIIQILKEHPQIDAVLPTMGGQTALNLCIEADEKGIWKDFGVELIGVDIAAINITEDRDQFKNLMRDIGIPMAPQASANSFLKGKEIAQEFGFPLVIRSSFTLGGAGASFVFEEKDFDKLLSHGLEASPVHEVMIDKALLGWKEYELELLRDANDNVVIICAIENMDPMGIHTGDSITVAPAMTLSDVTYQKMRDMAIHMMRSIGDFAGGCNVQFAINPDNEEEIIAIEINPRVSRSSALASKATGYPIAKIATKLAIGYHLDELDNQITKSTSALFEPTLDYVIVKIPRWNFDKFEGSDRTLGLQMKSVGEVMGIGRSFQEALHKATQSLEIKRNGLGADGKGYKSYDQIIEKLTYASWDRVFVIYDAIQMGIPLNRIHEITKIDMWFLKQYEEMHAMEKEISTYKLDTLPRNLLMEAKQQGFADRQIAHMLGCLESEVTFKRDELRVNRTFKLVDTCAAEFVAKTPYFYSTFENDVELADGTLTTHNESIVSDKKKVIVLGSGPNRIGQGIEFDYCCVHGVMAAAECGYETIMINCNPETVSTDFDTADKLYFEPVFWEHIYDIIRHEKPEGVIVQLGGQTALKLAEKLDRYGIKILGTSYKALDLAEDRGSFSTLLKDLNIPYPEFDVAETADEALAVAAKLDYPILVRPSYVLGGQGMKIVINDNELEEHVVDLLRKIPNNKLLLDHYLDGAIEAEADAICDGEDVYIIGIMEHIEPCGIHSGDSNATLPPFNLGDLVMEQIKDHTRKIALALDTVGLINIQFAVKDDKVFIIEANPRASRTVPFIAKAYKEPYVNYATKVMLGAKKVKDFTFDPQLEGYAIKQPVFSFNKFPNVNKNLGPEMKSTGESILFIDNLRDDAFYDLYARRKMYLSN is encoded by the coding sequence GATAGATGCTGTACTTCCTACAATGGGTGGACAAACTGCGCTTAACCTTTGTATCGAGGCAGATGAAAAAGGAATCTGGAAAGACTTTGGTGTAGAACTTATAGGTGTTGATATTGCTGCGATTAATATTACAGAAGATCGCGATCAGTTTAAAAACTTAATGCGCGACATAGGTATACCGATGGCACCACAAGCAAGTGCAAACTCGTTCTTAAAAGGAAAAGAGATTGCGCAAGAGTTTGGTTTTCCATTAGTAATACGATCTTCATTTACACTAGGTGGAGCAGGAGCTTCATTTGTATTTGAAGAAAAAGATTTTGATAAATTACTTTCACATGGTCTTGAAGCATCGCCAGTACACGAGGTGATGATAGATAAGGCTCTTTTAGGCTGGAAGGAATATGAGCTAGAATTATTACGTGATGCAAATGATAACGTAGTAATAATCTGTGCGATAGAGAATATGGATCCTATGGGAATCCACACTGGAGATTCTATAACAGTAGCTCCAGCAATGACACTTTCTGACGTGACTTATCAAAAAATGCGTGATATGGCTATCCATATGATGCGTAGTATAGGTGATTTTGCAGGAGGATGTAATGTACAATTTGCAATAAATCCAGATAATGAAGAGGAGATTATTGCGATTGAAATTAACCCACGTGTATCAAGATCATCTGCACTAGCATCTAAAGCAACTGGATATCCTATTGCAAAAATTGCAACTAAGCTAGCTATAGGTTATCACCTTGATGAGCTTGATAATCAAATTACAAAGTCTACATCGGCACTTTTTGAGCCAACACTGGATTATGTAATTGTAAAAATCCCACGTTGGAATTTTGATAAGTTTGAAGGAAGTGATCGCACACTTGGCTTACAGATGAAATCTGTAGGAGAAGTGATGGGAATAGGTCGTTCTTTTCAAGAAGCATTACACAAAGCAACACAATCTCTTGAGATTAAGCGTAATGGATTAGGAGCAGATGGTAAGGGTTATAAAAGCTATGATCAGATTATAGAGAAGCTTACGTATGCGAGTTGGGATCGTGTATTTGTAATCTATGACGCCATCCAGATGGGTATTCCATTAAATCGTATTCATGAGATTACTAAAATTGACATGTGGTTCCTTAAACAATATGAGGAGATGCATGCAATGGAGAAAGAAATCTCTACCTATAAATTAGATACGCTTCCGCGAAATTTACTTATGGAAGCTAAGCAACAAGGTTTTGCAGATCGTCAGATTGCACACATGTTAGGATGCTTAGAAAGTGAGGTAACATTTAAACGCGATGAACTGCGTGTAAATCGAACATTTAAGCTTGTAGATACTTGTGCAGCAGAGTTTGTTGCAAAAACTCCTTATTTCTATTCTACTTTTGAGAATGATGTAGAGCTAGCAGACGGAACATTAACAACTCACAATGAGAGTATTGTTTCAGATAAGAAAAAGGTTATCGTATTAGGTTCTGGTCCTAACCGTATAGGTCAAGGAATAGAATTTGATTACTGCTGTGTACACGGTGTAATGGCAGCTGCAGAGTGTGGTTATGAAACAATCATGATTAACTGTAATCCAGAAACAGTATCTACAGATTTTGATACTGCAGATAAACTTTACTTTGAACCTGTATTCTGGGAACATATTTATGACATCATTCGTCATGAGAAACCAGAAGGGGTAATTGTTCAACTAGGAGGGCAAACAGCTCTTAAGTTGGCTGAAAAGTTAGATCGTTATGGTATCAAAATTTTAGGAACAAGCTATAAAGCACTTGATCTTGCCGAGGATAGAGGAAGTTTTTCTACACTTTTAAAAGATCTTAATATACCTTATCCAGAATTTGATGTTGCCGAAACAGCAGATGAGGCTCTAGCTGTAGCTGCAAAACTTGATTACCCTATTCTTGTAAGACCATCATATGTTTTAGGAGGGCAAGGAATGAAGATTGTAATAAATGACAATGAACTTGAGGAGCACGTAGTAGATTTACTTCGTAAAATCCCTAACAATAAATTACTATTAGATCACTACTTAGATGGAGCTATAGAGGCAGAGGCAGATGCTATTTGTGATGGCGAGGATGTTTACATCATCGGTATTATGGAGCACATAGAACCGTGTGGTATTCACTCTGGTGACTCTAACGCTACCTTACCTCCTTTTAATCTGGGAGATCTTGTAATGGAGCAAATAAAAGATCACACTAGAAAAATTGCACTAGCTCTTGATACGGTAGGTCTTATAAACATCCAGTTTGCTGTTAAAGATGATAAGGTGTTTATTATAGAGGCAAATCCTCGTGCATCTCGTACGGTTCCATTTATTGCTAAGGCTTACAAAGAACCTTATGTAAATTATGCAACTAAGGTGATGCTAGGAGCTAAGAAGGTAAAAGACTTTACTTTTGACCCGCAACTAGAAGGATATGCGATCAAGCAACCAGTATTCTCTTTCAATAAATTTCCTAATGTGAATAAAAATTTAGGGCCAGAAATGAAGAGTACTGGAGAAAGTATACTCTTTATTGACAACTTAAGAGATGATGCATTTTATGACCTATATGCTCGTAGAAAAATGTACTTGAGTAATTAA
- a CDS encoding T9SS type A sorting domain-containing protein — MSFFFLSVSTVVAQNNYKKVDNVSQTSLAEAVSIYPNPAIDKVQISNDSDSKLKVEIYNILGDSMLSKSITGNDDYIDITRLQAGIYIVSFTDGKRTTTKRLVKN; from the coding sequence TTGAGCTTCTTTTTCCTATCGGTAAGTACGGTTGTTGCTCAAAATAACTATAAAAAGGTTGATAATGTAAGCCAAACTTCTCTTGCAGAAGCGGTGTCAATTTATCCTAATCCTGCGATTGATAAAGTTCAAATTTCTAATGATTCTGATAGTAAGCTTAAGGTAGAAATCTATAATATCTTAGGAGATTCCATGCTAAGTAAAAGCATCACTGGAAATGATGATTACATTGATATAACAAGATTACAAGCGGGTATTTATATAGTTTCTTTTACAGATGGTAAGCGTACGACTACCAAGAGACTAGTTAAAAACTAG
- the rmuC gene encoding DNA recombination protein RmuC produces the protein MDNTLLLIIIGCLGILAGGLLGFYIANLKKKGQFISLQERLHNEQEKVVEGKTAFAKAQQETTSLRQESSNQLHALRAESEKQIAYIREEKDQFQNELTARDVAYENLKLRMDEKTNELEQLQEKFTKDFEIIASKILDEKSSKFTLQNQKNIDSILKPLQEKIEKFELKVESTNKEAIHRSSALHEQIKGLTALNEQMTKEANNLTKALKGDSKMQGNWGELVLERVLEKSGLEKDREYFIQQSFTTEEGNRVLPDVVIHLPDNKKMIVDSKVSLRAYERFVNEEELHLRDTHLKDHVAALKRHIQQLSDKNYHDLYQIESPDFVLLFIPIEPAFAVAINYDNQLYNQAFEKNIVIVTPSTLLATLRTIDSMWNNEKQQQNALEIAKQAGGLYDKFHGLVTDLTAVGKKMDDAKTGYSAAMNKLIEGNGNLITRVEKLKKMGAKAKKQLPENIVNRAIASDDDITLIE, from the coding sequence ATGGACAATACACTTCTTCTTATTATCATTGGTTGCCTGGGCATTCTCGCAGGAGGACTATTAGGATTTTACATTGCAAATCTTAAGAAGAAAGGACAGTTTATAAGTTTACAAGAACGACTTCACAATGAGCAAGAGAAGGTAGTTGAGGGTAAGACCGCTTTCGCGAAAGCGCAACAAGAAACCACATCGCTTAGACAAGAAAGCAGCAATCAGCTTCATGCATTACGCGCTGAAAGTGAGAAGCAAATAGCTTACATAAGAGAGGAAAAAGATCAATTTCAAAATGAGCTTACTGCGCGTGATGTTGCCTATGAGAATCTCAAACTCCGCATGGATGAGAAGACCAACGAGCTAGAGCAATTACAAGAAAAATTTACCAAGGATTTTGAAATTATAGCTAGTAAAATACTCGATGAAAAGTCGAGTAAATTCACACTACAGAATCAAAAAAATATTGACAGTATATTAAAACCTCTTCAGGAAAAAATTGAAAAATTTGAACTCAAAGTAGAGTCTACTAACAAGGAAGCAATACACAGAAGTTCTGCCTTACATGAGCAAATTAAAGGCCTCACGGCTCTTAATGAACAAATGACTAAGGAGGCAAACAATCTTACCAAAGCCCTTAAAGGTGATAGTAAAATGCAAGGTAACTGGGGAGAACTTGTGCTAGAAAGGGTACTAGAAAAATCTGGTCTTGAAAAAGATAGAGAATATTTTATACAGCAGAGCTTTACTACAGAAGAAGGAAACAGAGTATTACCAGATGTGGTGATTCACCTTCCAGATAACAAAAAAATGATTGTAGATAGTAAAGTCTCGCTTCGCGCTTATGAGCGATTTGTAAATGAGGAAGAATTACATCTACGTGACACGCATTTAAAAGATCATGTAGCTGCTCTAAAACGTCACATACAACAGCTAAGTGATAAAAATTACCACGATCTTTACCAGATTGAAAGTCCAGATTTTGTATTACTTTTCATCCCTATTGAACCAGCGTTTGCAGTTGCGATAAACTATGATAACCAACTATATAATCAGGCTTTTGAGAAGAACATCGTGATTGTTACTCCGTCTACGCTGCTAGCAACATTGCGCACTATCGATTCCATGTGGAATAATGAGAAGCAACAACAGAACGCACTAGAGATTGCAAAGCAAGCCGGGGGATTATATGATAAATTTCACGGCCTAGTGACCGACTTAACTGCTGTAGGCAAAAAAATGGATGATGCTAAGACGGGATATTCGGCAGCAATGAATAAACTTATAGAAGGGAATGGAAACCTAATTACAAGAGTTGAAAAATTGAAAAAAATGGGAGCAAAAGCAAAGAAACAACTTCCAGAAAACATCGTTAATCGCGCTATTGCAAGTGATGATGATATAACCTTAATAGAATAA
- a CDS encoding DUF2130 domain-containing protein, giving the protein MTDKIKCPNCAHNFDVEEALSGKLQAQFKAQYERKVAEQAEKFNAERAKLEKEVLLFEEKKERENELFKAKLEQRLVKEQEKIEKSTQEAFEQQLKSLQLENDKRKEENRALKSAEIDLLKRENQLKEQAEELQLTMQKQLLESQKEIEDKARAKEREAMFLKEKEFEKKLNDQKKLIDEMKRKAEQGSMQMQGEVQELALEELLAHSYPFDNISEVGKGIRGADCIQNVVNRLQQQCGSIVYESKRTKNFSNDWIEKLKQDQIQCKADIAVIVTETFPSDMDRFGEKDGVWICGFHEVKSVSFVLREMLIKTQSVKSSDENKGDKMELLYGYLTSNEFVQNIKRIVENYDGMINQLNSEKKAMHRIWASREKQIWVVQENISALFGSIKGIAGNALETSAVLDLPDTQID; this is encoded by the coding sequence ATGACTGATAAAATAAAATGCCCCAATTGTGCTCATAACTTTGACGTAGAAGAGGCGTTATCAGGAAAACTACAAGCGCAGTTTAAAGCGCAATACGAACGTAAAGTAGCCGAACAAGCCGAAAAATTTAATGCAGAACGTGCAAAGCTTGAAAAAGAAGTCTTGCTATTTGAAGAAAAAAAGGAGCGTGAGAATGAGCTTTTTAAGGCAAAACTAGAGCAACGCCTAGTTAAAGAGCAGGAGAAAATCGAAAAGTCAACTCAAGAAGCTTTTGAGCAACAATTAAAATCACTTCAGTTAGAAAACGACAAGCGCAAGGAAGAAAACCGCGCATTGAAGTCTGCTGAAATAGATTTACTAAAGCGTGAAAATCAGCTAAAAGAACAAGCAGAAGAGTTACAACTCACCATGCAAAAACAGCTCCTTGAAAGCCAGAAAGAAATAGAAGATAAAGCTCGAGCAAAAGAGCGTGAAGCTATGTTCCTTAAAGAAAAGGAGTTTGAAAAAAAGCTTAACGATCAAAAGAAGCTTATAGACGAGATGAAGCGCAAGGCAGAGCAAGGAAGTATGCAAATGCAAGGAGAAGTCCAAGAACTTGCACTAGAGGAGCTACTGGCTCACTCCTACCCTTTTGATAACATTAGTGAGGTAGGTAAAGGAATACGTGGTGCAGATTGTATTCAAAATGTTGTTAATAGACTCCAGCAACAATGCGGTTCAATCGTTTATGAAAGTAAGCGTACCAAGAATTTCTCAAATGACTGGATAGAAAAACTCAAGCAAGATCAAATACAATGTAAGGCAGATATTGCTGTTATCGTTACTGAAACGTTCCCTAGCGATATGGATCGTTTTGGGGAGAAAGATGGCGTCTGGATTTGTGGATTTCATGAGGTAAAAAGTGTATCATTTGTGCTGAGAGAAATGCTCATTAAAACACAGTCAGTAAAATCATCAGACGAGAATAAAGGAGACAAAATGGAGCTTCTTTATGGATACCTTACCAGTAATGAGTTTGTTCAAAACATAAAACGCATTGTAGAGAACTACGATGGTATGATTAATCAGCTCAACTCTGAGAAAAAAGCGATGCACAGAATATGGGCATCTCGTGAGAAGCAAATCTGGGTGGTACAAGAAAATATTTCGGCGTTATTTGGCTCTATAAAAGGGATTGCTGGTAATGCGCTTGAGACTTCTGCCGTATTGGATTTACCAGACACTCAGATAGATTAA
- a CDS encoding ABC transporter ATP-binding protein produces MNNPSSHSILQTRDLSIGYLASPVNTVIASDINLDINKGELIGVVGINGAGKSTLLRTLSGLQPAVSGQVTLSRKQIKNITPSLLAQQLSVVLTNQPISKNLSVAELVALGRQPYTNWLGIISDTDKEVIIEALKNTETFTLKDKKCHELSDGQLQRVLIARALAQNTDVILLDEPMTHLDLHHKASLLKLLTSIAHTHGKTILFSTHDIPYALNACDKMIVMKSGTTHFDSPSSLISDGVFDTLFPSKHVAFDREKRIFFLK; encoded by the coding sequence ATGAATAACCCGAGCTCACATAGCATTTTACAAACTAGAGATCTTTCCATAGGCTATCTGGCATCACCAGTAAATACTGTCATTGCTAGCGACATAAACCTAGATATAAACAAAGGAGAACTCATAGGTGTTGTGGGAATTAATGGAGCAGGAAAATCCACATTGCTCCGCACATTATCAGGATTGCAACCTGCTGTGAGTGGTCAGGTTACGCTTTCGCGAAAGCAAATAAAAAACATTACTCCATCCCTACTCGCACAACAACTTAGTGTTGTACTTACTAACCAACCTATCTCAAAAAATCTATCTGTTGCCGAACTTGTAGCCTTAGGAAGACAACCCTACACCAACTGGTTAGGAATTATCTCTGATACTGACAAGGAAGTAATTATCGAGGCGCTTAAAAATACGGAGACCTTCACACTCAAAGATAAAAAATGCCACGAGCTTAGTGATGGGCAGCTTCAGCGAGTTCTAATAGCACGTGCGCTCGCTCAGAACACAGACGTAATTTTGCTTGATGAACCCATGACGCATCTCGACCTGCATCATAAGGCTTCTCTGTTAAAACTGCTTACCTCTATAGCCCATACGCATGGTAAAACAATATTATTTTCCACACATGATATCCCTTATGCGCTAAACGCTTGTGACAAAATGATAGTCATGAAAAGTGGTACAACGCACTTTGATTCACCATCTAGCTTGATAAGCGATGGTGTCTTTGATACCTTGTTTCCTTCTAAACATGTAGCGTTTGACAGAGAAAAACGTATCTTTTTTCTCAAATAA
- a CDS encoding iron ABC transporter permease, with translation MNNNSYIPTFLILTLVLLVCILANLSLGSVAIPIQDVIASLVGSEVSKSSWEYIIVDYRLPKAITAIIAGSGLAVSGLLMQTLFRNPLAGPFVLGISSGASLGVALYILGGTALGLSTALLSGKWGLIIAASVGSFLVLLMVIGVATRVKDTMALLIIGLMVGSLTSAVVSVLAYFSKAEELQRFVFWSFGSLGDLSWNGVGILALCFAAGLVLSIASLKSLDSFLLGDAYAKTMGTRFSRSRLLIIIATSLLAGSITAFAGPIAFIGLAVPHLIRQVINTTRHIILLPAVIMGGAILMLICDTIAQVPFSEFTLPINAISAMVGAPVVIWLLVRKKKLLF, from the coding sequence ATGAATAACAATAGCTACATCCCTACATTTCTCATTCTTACGCTAGTGTTGCTAGTATGTATACTAGCAAATCTAAGTCTAGGATCTGTTGCTATACCTATACAGGATGTTATTGCGAGCCTTGTAGGTTCTGAGGTTTCAAAATCTTCTTGGGAATATATTATTGTAGACTACAGATTACCTAAAGCTATCACTGCAATTATTGCGGGATCTGGACTTGCGGTATCTGGATTGCTCATGCAAACACTTTTCCGTAATCCGCTGGCAGGTCCTTTTGTATTAGGTATTAGTAGTGGAGCAAGTTTAGGGGTTGCATTATACATTCTGGGAGGTACCGCTCTCGGGCTTTCTACAGCACTTCTTTCTGGCAAATGGGGTCTTATAATCGCCGCAAGCGTAGGTAGTTTTCTGGTATTACTCATGGTTATAGGAGTCGCTACACGTGTAAAAGACACCATGGCATTGCTCATTATAGGTCTTATGGTAGGCAGCCTTACTAGCGCCGTAGTGAGCGTTCTAGCATACTTCAGTAAAGCCGAGGAGTTACAGCGTTTTGTCTTTTGGTCATTTGGAAGTCTTGGTGATTTATCATGGAATGGCGTTGGAATTTTAGCACTTTGCTTTGCCGCAGGATTAGTTTTATCCATCGCAAGTCTAAAATCACTCGATAGTTTTTTACTTGGCGATGCGTATGCAAAAACTATGGGAACAAGATTCTCACGATCCAGACTACTCATAATTATTGCCACTAGTTTGCTAGCCGGCAGTATTACTGCCTTTGCTGGTCCTATTGCTTTTATAGGTCTTGCGGTGCCGCATCTTATACGTCAGGTTATTAATACTACAAGACACATTATATTATTACCCGCAGTAATTATGGGAGGCGCCATTTTAATGCTTATTTGTGACACAATTGCGCAAGTACCTTTTAGCGAATTTACACTTCCCATCAACGCAATTTCTGCGATGGTAGGAGCTCCTGTTGTAATTTGGTTATTAGTGCGCAAAAAGAAATTACTTTTCTAG
- a CDS encoding ABC transporter substrate-binding protein has product MKNTTLFLVGLLSLFISCKEKSKEVKNNESQGISLSIDYANGFSIKQYTNHTIITVTEAFPGAQKVFKYALIPRDSSGNNTDIELSNTLEETLKSQGVDAILKTPLNTVVVTSTTHIPSLEMLGVAETLKGFPNLDYISSPLSRKRIANKEIIDLGQNESLNTELTIELRPEAIISFGVEGENKSLNSVERAGIPVLYNGDWVEKDPLGKAEWIKFFGALYGKEREADSIFNHIKNNYNLIKEQIAAIENKPTVLSGGMFKDIWYLPKGDSWQAKVLEDAGGNYLWSETEGAGSIALSIESVLEKGQQADFWIAPGQYTSYAKLASDNPAYAQFDAFKNKKVYTFAKYKGETGGLLYYELAPNRPDLVLRDLAKILHPEMITEAFTFFDTLDE; this is encoded by the coding sequence ATGAAGAATACTACCCTATTTCTAGTTGGCTTGTTATCGCTTTTCATTTCATGTAAAGAGAAATCAAAAGAGGTTAAAAACAACGAAAGCCAAGGCATTTCTTTGTCTATAGATTATGCAAACGGATTCTCTATAAAACAATACACAAATCATACAATTATTACAGTTACAGAAGCATTTCCTGGAGCGCAAAAGGTGTTTAAGTATGCTCTAATACCGAGAGATTCTTCTGGAAATAATACAGATATAGAGCTGTCTAACACACTAGAAGAAACGCTTAAATCACAAGGTGTAGATGCAATTCTCAAAACGCCGTTAAACACTGTTGTCGTTACTTCTACGACACATATCCCTTCGTTAGAAATGCTAGGTGTTGCAGAGACTTTAAAAGGTTTTCCTAATCTTGATTATATTTCTAGTCCGCTTTCGCGAAAGCGTATTGCAAACAAAGAAATCATTGACCTTGGGCAAAATGAATCTCTCAATACAGAACTCACTATCGAGCTGCGCCCAGAAGCAATTATAAGCTTTGGTGTAGAGGGAGAAAACAAGTCGCTTAACAGTGTAGAACGAGCTGGAATTCCTGTACTATATAATGGAGATTGGGTGGAGAAAGACCCACTAGGAAAAGCAGAATGGATTAAGTTTTTTGGCGCACTTTATGGCAAGGAGCGCGAGGCAGATAGCATTTTTAATCATATTAAAAACAACTACAATCTAATAAAAGAGCAAATAGCCGCTATAGAGAATAAGCCTACAGTTTTAAGTGGAGGCATGTTTAAAGATATCTGGTACTTACCTAAAGGTGACAGCTGGCAAGCAAAAGTGCTTGAAGATGCTGGCGGTAATTACTTGTGGTCTGAGACCGAGGGAGCTGGAAGTATCGCACTAAGTATAGAATCTGTGCTAGAGAAAGGACAGCAAGCCGACTTCTGGATAGCACCAGGACAGTACACTAGTTATGCTAAGCTTGCGAGTGACAATCCCGCTTATGCTCAGTTTGACGCATTTAAAAACAAGAAGGTTTACACGTTTGCAAAGTACAAAGGAGAAACTGGCGGTTTGTTATATTACGAGCTAGCGCCTAACAGACCTGATTTAGTATTGCGAGATCTTGCCAAAATCTTACATCCAGAAATGATCACAGAGGCATTTACCTTTTTTGACACACTAGATGAATAA
- a CDS encoding TonB-dependent receptor has protein sequence MRHIFLFIAVMLYAHASVGQIDTLQVLPEVILSDVKLREHSVGIAIQKVSDSILQQSRTSLTDVLKNNTSIYFRENGPGGVSSASFRGTNASQTAVVWNGININSQLTGQTDFNTISTNNYDNLDVRAGGGSIIYGSGAIGGSVHLNNEIQFYKHAETTISAGYGSFDTQVAHAKTRFSTEKLYVDVGADFQQSENDFDYLDTNDLFNANGQYENLDLNFNVGYLLSTARDKTHILKLHHNTYLGDRNFSGTLTAPSNDAYEDRNTRTLVAWENLSKRYDGILRLAHIYEQFRYYANNESDLNDLGKATRYLANYEGTLKIDPSKRLTFLGEINTISAAGASIEKASRTSASAVALWKHQLLSALRYEIQVRQEVVEDYSSPFLLGVGLDYAFAKAYKFSFNASRNYRIPTFNDTYWAGPGATGNPDIQPETSKQAELGVSRSQNNITLGLRGFYIDTDDLIKWQPNSAGIWSPVNIEDTEHYGAEFSFKLDKKIGQHRLAASAAYAYTIAENAETNRQLIYVPKNKGTVGVSYNYSWLSSYVQGIYNGSVFTTTDNTSTVADSFVANAGITAELFKNGNRKMTLSTKLNNVLNINYQTVAFRPNPGRNFLIQTTYTF, from the coding sequence ATGAGACATATTTTTCTTTTTATTGCAGTGATGCTGTATGCACACGCGTCTGTTGGACAGATAGATACACTTCAAGTTTTACCTGAAGTGATATTGAGTGACGTAAAGTTACGAGAGCACAGCGTGGGGATTGCAATTCAAAAAGTATCTGATAGTATATTACAGCAATCTAGAACATCTCTTACAGATGTTTTGAAGAATAATACAAGTATATACTTTAGAGAAAATGGTCCTGGTGGGGTTTCTTCGGCGTCTTTTAGAGGAACAAATGCTTCTCAAACAGCCGTGGTGTGGAATGGTATCAACATCAATAGTCAGCTCACAGGTCAAACGGATTTTAATACCATCTCCACAAATAATTACGATAATCTTGATGTGCGTGCAGGTGGTGGTAGCATTATTTATGGTTCAGGAGCAATAGGAGGGAGCGTCCATCTTAATAATGAGATCCAGTTTTATAAACATGCGGAGACTACAATTTCTGCTGGTTACGGGAGTTTTGATACGCAGGTAGCACATGCAAAAACTCGATTTTCTACAGAGAAATTATATGTCGATGTAGGAGCAGATTTCCAGCAGTCTGAAAATGATTTTGATTATCTTGATACAAATGATTTGTTTAATGCAAACGGTCAATATGAGAATCTAGACCTCAATTTTAATGTGGGCTACTTATTATCAACTGCTAGAGACAAAACTCACATTTTAAAATTACATCACAATACATATTTAGGTGATCGCAATTTTTCTGGAACGCTCACTGCACCATCTAATGATGCTTATGAGGATCGCAACACGAGAACCTTAGTTGCTTGGGAAAATCTAAGCAAGCGCTATGATGGTATTTTAAGGCTAGCACATATCTATGAGCAATTTAGATACTATGCAAATAATGAGTCAGACCTTAATGACTTAGGGAAAGCCACGCGTTACCTAGCAAACTATGAGGGAACTTTAAAAATAGATCCATCCAAGAGACTTACTTTTTTGGGAGAAATAAACACCATTTCGGCAGCGGGAGCTTCTATTGAGAAAGCATCTAGAACGAGTGCATCTGCTGTTGCATTGTGGAAACACCAATTGCTGTCGGCATTACGTTATGAAATACAGGTAAGGCAGGAAGTTGTTGAAGATTATAGTAGTCCATTCTTACTAGGGGTTGGTTTGGATTACGCTTTCGCGAAAGCGTATAAATTTTCATTCAACGCTTCCCGCAATTACCGTATACCTACATTTAATGACACCTACTGGGCGGGACCTGGGGCTACAGGGAATCCAGATATTCAACCAGAAACTAGTAAACAAGCCGAGTTAGGGGTTTCTAGAAGCCAGAACAACATCACCTTAGGTTTGCGAGGTTTTTATATAGATACGGACGATCTCATTAAGTGGCAACCTAATAGTGCGGGAATATGGAGTCCAGTAAACATTGAAGATACGGAGCATTATGGTGCTGAATTTTCTTTTAAACTAGATAAGAAAATAGGACAGCATCGTCTGGCAGCAAGCGCAGCATACGCTTATACAATTGCAGAGAATGCAGAAACTAATAGGCAACTTATTTATGTTCCTAAAAATAAAGGAACTGTGGGAGTGAGTTATAATTATAGTTGGCTTAGTTCATATGTGCAGGGAATTTATAATGGAAGTGTATTTACTACAACAGATAATACTTCAACAGTGGCAGATTCCTTTGTTGCAAATGCAGGCATAACTGCAGAGCTCTTTAAAAATGGAAATCGTAAGATGACCTTATCCACCAAATTGAATAATGTCTTGAATATAAATTACCAGACGGTCGCTTTTAGACCTAATCCTGGCCGCAACTTTTTAATACAAACAACGTATACTTTTTAA